A stretch of DNA from Fundulus heteroclitus isolate FHET01 chromosome 22, MU-UCD_Fhet_4.1, whole genome shotgun sequence:
agaagctgaaccaacaccaacaacagaaccacatggaacatttccacatcacAACTTCTTCCTATTCTGGACTTTTAGTTTTATACAGGAAACGTGTGAACATGCACACGGAGCCGCAGCGTGCACggcgtcctgctgctcctctaAACCCTTTAACACCAAAGCCTCAAAATCTCTgcctgccatttttttttctttttactataaaatgcatagacataatataacagtagaccccgcattgactgtcgctgcgcatgaattacggccgccatcttggggcggtcgacctgctaccctatcctgctgattcaagctaaACAGACAAATGATGCCTCTGCACTGTGCAGCTTATTTTTGTTCAAATCCAAGGAcaatttatgtcagggctcgagggataacttttcacaagtaagatgaaaatatattgtttatatttttgattagaatgtgatttttctaacattaggtagagagatacaggtctacacgtacatgtagcaaaacagacccgcgctcactgttgcacagactgtttatttcatgcgactttgggcttgttttttttctaaaggcacttgtaaatttcataagtcacgggttgcgggttTTTTGGGCGCATTTATGAAAGTATAATTGCTTaattgggctctaaaataagtgatgaacagcggttattaagagacctgccttcactagacactttgtatccagctgaaatatccctccgacggtagtaaaggcagacagagcaactctgcacgtattttctgcagtttacggtgcaataaccggtgataactgctgaaagtagattacttggtgcagatcaccattttgcgcagacattggttctgaagatgagtttttaagacgctgataacattgcagaaacccaacccatgaACCGTACTTTAATTGACGGGACAACGTGGCACAGAGGTCAGGGAGTTCATCttgcaatagcgtaccgcgagcgagctatttttagaaacgtaacgtcacgatgacgtcacatcacgtggtacgcagtaggacacacttgcatagtccgccgctgtttcgctgtaaaagagacgtgcgttagccttggttttactcgttaaaacgactgctttttccaaatctaagaccatggtttttaaacattgttgctatggaacgtgcaacagcgactcgaggtacgctgatcggccgcatatgaaggatgttttcttcaagactgccaaggagaaatgtgtgcacTGGGTACACcagtgcggtcggcctacatatgtagcaagcctTTTGTCgcaggaaagggcccaaccgaagaacatcctgacccaattccagcgacatcaagtagtgaacaggtaagagtattttggtggccgacatgttaatattgaagcgcctgctaccatgatagcatataggctatcatggtaatcctttctgaaacaggcccctggagttactaaacagttgctaaacagttctctttaagggtattaagctcctgcccagttgcaagcaaagtgtaagactggaatgacctggaaatttaaaacctttttccaggcttaaactgtatgaatatggatataaacagcaagcaaaaatattcaaagaaattattgttgttggtgtgaaagctcagaattagatgtgtgtgagagtgaaaaaatgaacaaaacttgtgactttattgaaatgtaaaatttgtattaatttatatgtatatgcctaataccatgtctatctttgtttaagaggcaaaaaatatatatcggcatggtatttatttacaaatttatttacacacaaggctattacactttcagaaataaaaggattaaacattcaattaatttgcaattaatctcgagttaactatcgacattatgtgattaatcaattcaaataaaaaaattttaatcgtttgacagctctaatataaatacatgtcttgtgtccttcacatttgttaattcatttttttgttgtctgtttttaaagagtattaatacgttttctgctcgaagcggttaaagtaaactaatactcactcccgagtccagacagtagatggtgcaagtttaaaaactatagtctaacctactggatctagctatttacctgaaagagcagctgctagctaaccatgtaatgaatgagaacgtgtggcagcGTGAACGTCAAcaatgtattttgtcatatttcggcccgaaaaatcaacagaaaaggtcaaaaGTAGATGACGGgtcatggtaatgttacagaatgaactttggtggatgatgatttgcaggcagcgtcacaagacaagaagcagcataACAAcaaccttgttgttatgttcatttatgaaacacttgaaatgatcccccccccctctctgtttttttgcaaatcgcacactgtttacaaatatatacactctacagagtagactcattgcaaactgctgaaggagactgattaagccaaataaattcaccaagagacatggaaaaaatattgattctttgttgaaaaaataaatttgtcatttgattggtaacagtttatgagttatgatggatttctacattcgtaacacattctaaaactataacccacattacgcacattttatcacaaaaacaaaacatgaataagtatcgctgtcttacctctacttataatttaagtccctaCGGCGCtcattctgaacaaaaatatcataattttccggtaaaagttgtctttatcttcttcagttttaaaagtttctcagtctcagtggagctcactgccagggaggaaagccttccctgatcagtcctgttccggctgtatgtttagagtctttttagtgctttacttgtttagcagaaatcgctaataatacatccagaaCTTGCTGTGATTCTACAGTTTTTGGATCACGAGCGGttctccttgagcgccccctgcctagaggccaaggaactgccggcctcacctacaatcCGTTCTTTGTCGTTTATGATcggccagcaccacgaaaacatgttacctgcacacagtttgatgacaaaaacaattcgtaatccacatatattaaattgtggaaaatcagttcataactgtttgaacaattgaatttatgatctagagacaggaagatgcattcacggaatggaagccagcgcagttaacatgggattgcgcaatctcaggggaggccaagatcgctgcggcctcaccggcttcactatcaagcgccaccgAGGATTTACGTGAAAAACAGcgaaagtctgcgattttaaagagaatatgataaaaatgagtaaattagattaaataaaataacttttattacaaGTGAATGCGTGAATaacaatatattatatattttctttctttccatgatgacaagtgaggcctggcctcacttgcctcccctgactgcacgtcactgattGGCAGCTAACGTCAACATGTGAAAAGCTCAGCCCTTTTCTGACTTAAGATCAATACAgtaatctgttttgttttgttttttgccttaaccAATTAATAATTGGGAAGCAAAAGGTGCTTGGTGTgagatttttattattgttattattaaaccccAAGTCTTTAGGGCACATGTTGagtcaaaaaacaaatttttgtgTGACTTAAGTTAAAGTCTCAAACTCAAGTGTCCATTTCTGCAAACCAGCTCttcttaatctttttttctcacCACTTGCTAACTCtgttacaggtttttttttttgctgaacttAATCAGAATTATTATGTGTAAAGAACAGATTGAGGCTTGCTTAGATGGGAACAACgtggatttttttcaaagactgGAGGTGGTTTGATTCATTTTCATCTCTGACTGAACTTGTTTCATCAAAGtgaaaagagaaacattttttgCTGCAAAGGTCATTTTGATGTGGCCATGTTTGACCTGGGCTTCTTCGAGGAAGAGAATTGCTTCACTGAttataaaaactgtttaagTCGCAAAGAGtaaatttttactttcactttccTGGAAGCCAGCAGAAACATAGAAattcctcctccttcagctgcagctgctAGTCTAAGATCAGAATGTTTCATCAGATGATTTCAGCAGCTCAGTCGACCTGTAGAGACGCTGCGCTGTGAGTATGAACTGATCTGAACTTATTGAGCattaatgtttaatttcttcTGCTTTACTTTTATTACTCAGGATTTTAATATGTGTTCAGGATTGAATGTTTCCACCATCATGGCAGCAGTTCTGGAACTGTGAGCTAGGGGTGTTAAAAGTGTGGTGCAGGAACCATTTTAAGGAATTCCGAATGATTAAGAACTGCACATACGgttaatgtaactgaagttttttttatgttttcggGGAATATTTTCATAGACAAACGTTCTtaattcttctaaaaaaatatttctcatttATTAACCAGGTTCATCTTAATGTTGTAGTAAATAACCGCAAACATCCAGTAACTTTCACTTCATTGCAGACTTGGCCTAATTGGTAAATACAGCAAGTGCTTTAGCAGAGACACTCGTGACACAATATTGTTGATggaccaaaaacacaaaataaattgtaGCCTAGAAATGAAAACAATCAACCCTCAACACTTGAAACTTTATATttgactttaaataaaaaaaaaaaaacacttttacctTCATAGTGAATCTGTGTAGAAGTAGGGTTATGCAATTGTGGCCTATGCGGTTCTGGTGGCTTCTTTTGGAGTTGTAAAAATGACAGGGAGCTCAAGCTGGCATCAGCTGGTTTTCTTTAATTCGCCATTTTGTCAATGATCCTCATGGCTCTGCATTACACATAAACAGCATCAAGATAAGGTCAATCTCTAGCATGAAACAAGTTCCTGCAAAGAAGAGCCATAATGTTACTGTGAGAAATCCCTGCCACACTTTCTCACAAACTAAACGTttctaaaacacaacaaaatcgATATAATAGCAAATGTAGCCTAACCTggattaaacagatttccataatatgcaaaaagaaaacccatGAACATATTTTATAAAGTGCATAAATAATATTTCTTCACCACATAGCAGAGACGCGTTACCTTGTCGGTGATCCTCATGGCTCTGAGGATTACCCATAATACCCCGCTCTTCCTAGGGTGAATGCAGTACCCTGTTTTACCAGCAGATGGTACATTTGAGCAGGATTTAACCTGAACCAATTAACTATGTTACACAAtgctaacagaaaaaaaggtggGTATACGCTGTATACCCACGTATACCCTGGACTACACCCCTGTATACTTCACTATACTGTTGTTAAGTATATGCAATATAAAAAGTAAACCCCTAGTACATACACACTGCCTCATTTTAGGTTATATGTATAAGTAATAATAAGTATACTCATAGCACAATCATGAACCACTTTTTGCTTAAGGTAATcaccaaaattacaagaaaaaagtCTGCAATCATTTCACTCCATGTGTAATGAACgtatataatataaattttaaactttctgaaagattgaaaacaattttaaaacatttttcatttttttcacaacattCTAATTTTTAGAGCTTTGtcaattatgatttttttggCCAGTTTTAGTATAATTTTAAGGCGGCTTCATTGGCCCGCCCTCCCTTTAATTCTATTGGCTGTTGCTGCCTACCTCTCGCTCCTATTGGTCAGCTGCTCTGGGGTCATTTCAGTCCATCTCCCAGCCGTGTCAGACGCAGGTCATTGTCTTCACCTGAGAGGaaccgcagcagcagcatggcGGCCCGCCTTCTTCTCCGGCTCTGTGCGCTGAGAGCCCCGGCTCAGAGGGGCCTGTCTGTGGGGAAGCCGCTGCAGAGAGCCATGGCGTCCACCGGAGGTAGGCTTTATTTATAGCCGAGGAGTCACGCTGCTCCTCTGCGCGCAAAGCAACCTGTTTCCCAGCTGCTCAAATGTTTGGTGGTAGTAGAACTGCGTCACTGAAGGTTGTTACGCAGTTCTGGTCTGTAAAAATTCACCAAAcctgtaattatttaatttaattttatttaacgtGTAAAGAAGTTAAGCACATAAACGCACTGAAGGTCATTCGGACATTAACTTTGTGGAGAGGCCTTTGGTTAGACCCGCCTCTTTGGCagggctccctggatctcagccAGTTTCCCTGCTGACACCAGGACGTGTCCCTGACAAAGTCCACCTTTATTGCCACCAAACTATTTATGTCTACATGCTCCGGTTCAGAGGAAATGTACCAGAACCTGAGCGTTGCTCCTTCTTCCAGGCATCCCAACAGATGAGGAGCAGGCCACTGGACTGGAGAGACGCACCCTGCAGGCCCTGAAGCAAGGAAAGGTGGGGatctgctctgtttttctctgagtagTGGCCCCCACCCTCTGCTCTGAGTGATCCAGTCTTCTAAACTTTAAATCCACAGGATCCTTACAGCATCCTGAAGCCCAAACAGTACACCGG
This window harbors:
- the LOC105923605 gene encoding cytochrome c oxidase subunit 5B, mitochondrial, which gives rise to MAARLLLRLCALRAPAQRGLSVGKPLQRAMASTGGIPTDEEQATGLERRTLQALKQGKDPYSILKPKQYTGTKADPHIVPSIGNKRLVGCLCEEDNTAIVWFWLHEGDPQRCPSCGSHYKLVHHELPH